A window of the Coleofasciculaceae cyanobacterium genome harbors these coding sequences:
- a CDS encoding DUF4079 domain-containing protein translates to MALEIPDAVKTWSQFGHPILMWVLLGLTVYALYLGIQYSKIRSADKETRKELLQKNFGQRHHRIGSILLSLMVLGSIGGMAITYINNGKLFVGPHLLAGLGMTGLIAVSASLVPYMQKGNSIARNTHVSLNILLLGLFGWQAISGMQIVQKIVDRMMS, encoded by the coding sequence ATGGCATTAGAAATTCCCGATGCGGTCAAAACCTGGTCGCAATTTGGTCATCCAATATTAATGTGGGTTTTGTTGGGTCTTACTGTTTACGCGTTATATTTAGGAATCCAATACTCCAAAATTCGGAGTGCAGATAAAGAAACCAGAAAAGAATTACTCCAGAAAAACTTTGGTCAAAGACATCATAGAATAGGTTCTATCCTATTGTCTCTTATGGTTTTAGGTAGTATAGGTGGTATGGCAATTACCTATATAAACAATGGCAAACTGTTTGTCGGACCTCATCTTTTAGCAGGATTAGGTATGACTGGACTAATTGCTGTATCTGCATCTTTAGTTCCCTATATGCAAAAAGGTAATAGCATAGCTCGTAATACTCATGTTTCCCTAAATATTTTACTTTTAGGATTATTTGGGTGGCAAGCAATCAGCGGAATGCAAATTGTGCAAAAGATCGTAGATCGGATGATGTCATAG
- a CDS encoding LD-carboxypeptidase translates to MPTFSDSLLKPCRLPPALQPEDLVMAIAPSGAVQATDTLEQGLAIWRKRGYRVELGNNYPSRCGYLAGSDRQRRDDLAVAWHNPKCKAIIAVRGGYGGARLLEDWSWRTTNYKWLIGFSDVTSLLWSLATEGVSGLHAPVLTTLAAEPEWAIARMFDYLETGRLDALQGKAGGGGKASGILLPANLTVATHLLQTPVQPNLKGAILALEDVTEYPYRIDRMLTQWRMMGVFKQIKGIALGRFSRCEPYPGSNSWTTTEVLRDRLGDLNIPLIYDLPFGHDGANAALPVGQLVYLDGDTGVLNWNLNSAKISNKDRRSTQ, encoded by the coding sequence ATGCCAACATTCTCTGATTCACTATTAAAACCATGCCGTTTGCCCCCAGCACTTCAGCCTGAAGATTTAGTTATGGCGATCGCACCTTCGGGTGCAGTCCAAGCAACAGATACTTTAGAACAGGGTCTAGCAATATGGCGTAAAAGAGGTTATCGGGTTGAATTGGGTAACAATTATCCATCTCGTTGTGGTTATTTAGCAGGAAGCGATCGCCAGCGACGTGACGATTTAGCAGTAGCTTGGCACAATCCAAAATGTAAAGCAATTATTGCCGTCAGGGGTGGCTATGGTGGGGCCAGGTTACTAGAAGACTGGAGTTGGCGCACTACAAATTACAAGTGGCTGATTGGGTTTTCTGACGTTACCAGCTTATTGTGGAGTTTAGCTACAGAAGGAGTTTCTGGTCTTCATGCTCCTGTATTAACGACTTTGGCAGCAGAACCAGAATGGGCGATCGCCAGAATGTTTGATTACCTCGAAACAGGACGACTCGATGCGCTACAGGGTAAAGCCGGAGGCGGCGGCAAGGCTTCAGGAATATTATTGCCCGCTAATTTAACCGTAGCCACCCATCTATTACAAACACCCGTACAGCCTAACTTGAAAGGGGCAATTTTAGCTTTGGAAGACGTTACCGAATATCCTTACCGCATTGATCGAATGTTAACTCAATGGCGCATGATGGGCGTATTTAAACAGATTAAAGGCATTGCTTTAGGTCGTTTTAGCCGTTGTGAACCCTATCCTGGGAGTAATAGCTGGACAACAACTGAAGTATTGCGCGATCGCCTTGGAGATTTGAATATTCCCCTAATCTATGACCTGCCTTTTGGTCATGATGGAGCTAATGCAGCATTGCCAGTAGGACAGCTGGTTTATTTAGACGGCGATACGGGAGTTTTAAACTGGAATCTAAATTCTGCTAAGATCTCAAACAAAGATCGACGATCGACCCAATAG
- a CDS encoding DUF1997 domain-containing protein, with the protein MQSKFINHPQSTFLEISSPDSMQITCTNSAKQQTTFVFEVGFNGRMDMYGDVDKVAQYLNAHEGWFCRCAQPMKVEPLIDDGYLLTVGKYGSFGYEVEPKIGVVLKPPVDRVYLMHTIPIPDYDSLGYDVNYQASMKLQEVAVENYPVASKGLFSKQATIPDRITQVSWELDLKVKVEFPQFIAKLSSSLVQATGDRLLAQIVRQISPRLTYKVQQDFHTSHNLSMPPKSSRQLNKVNKL; encoded by the coding sequence ATGCAGTCTAAATTTATTAATCATCCACAAAGTACATTTTTAGAAATTTCTTCACCTGATTCTATGCAGATCACTTGTACTAATTCTGCCAAACAGCAAACCACATTTGTCTTTGAAGTTGGATTTAATGGACGAATGGATATGTATGGAGACGTGGATAAAGTGGCGCAGTATTTAAACGCCCACGAAGGTTGGTTTTGTCGTTGCGCTCAACCAATGAAAGTCGAACCTTTAATAGACGATGGCTATCTTCTAACCGTTGGCAAATACGGTTCTTTTGGCTATGAAGTTGAGCCAAAAATCGGGGTGGTCTTAAAACCTCCCGTAGATCGAGTTTATTTGATGCATACCATTCCTATTCCCGACTACGATTCTTTGGGATATGACGTAAACTACCAAGCATCAATGAAGTTGCAAGAAGTAGCCGTTGAAAATTACCCAGTAGCAAGCAAAGGATTATTTTCTAAACAGGCGACTATCCCCGATCGCATTACTCAGGTAAGCTGGGAATTAGATTTGAAGGTTAAGGTTGAATTTCCCCAATTTATCGCTAAGCTATCTTCTAGCTTAGTTCAAGCTACAGGCGATCGCTTATTAGCTCAAATAGTTCGTCAGATATCACCGCGTCTAACCTATAAAGTGCAGCAAGATTTTCATACTAGCCACAATTTATCAATGCCACCAAAAAGCAGTAGGCAATTGAATAAGGTAAACAAACTCTAA